A genomic stretch from Arachis stenosperma cultivar V10309 chromosome 3, arast.V10309.gnm1.PFL2, whole genome shotgun sequence includes:
- the LOC130966233 gene encoding uncharacterized protein At5g39865 yields MGCASSKGIDPANAGVYRPAPTSFAVFDINAIEEPWLKHLNNTPQTHQDEKPIPTHVPTPILHKLNMLDSTEAPQSWDEVSKALQDLNKPLQPPEEPPQKLNPHPQPRKTMSFHTLEELDAKLNPKPRPELTKTATTNWKLNKKEFNKQPPPAPIRTSGKEEEAEEGGVRIKPVKDNIFIVRDRMERQKEEKESAYEKISRDPLSSFPEKCPPGGEEAVVLYTTSLGGVRKTYEECNRAREVLEGQRVVIDERDVSLHGEFLRELKEVLREEEQVRLPRVFVKGRYVGGLSELVELQETGRLRRILNASGVERGLGRQACGGCGGARFVPCLDCGGSCKLASKERCPNCNENGLVHCPACLSL; encoded by the coding sequence ATGGGGTGCGCCTCCTCAAAGGGTATCGACCCCGCCAACGCAGGCGTATACCGTCCAGCACCGACGAGCTTCGCTGTGTTCGACATTAACGCCATAGAGGAGCCATGGCTCAAGCACCTCAACAACACTCCCCAAACCCATCAGGACGAGAAGCCCATCCCCACCCACGTGCCCACCCCTATTCTCCACAAGCTCAACATGCTTGATTCAACCGAAGCTCCCCAATCATGGGACGAAGTTAGCAAAGCCCTCCAAGACCTCAACAAGCCCTTACAACCGCCCGAGGAACCGCCACAAAAGCTAAATCCACATCCACAGCCCCGCAAGACCATGTCGTTCCACACATTGGAAGAATTAGACGCCAAGTTAAACCCCAAACCCAGGCCAGAGTTGACCAAAACTGCCACCACCAACTGGAAGTTGAACAAAAAGGAGTTTAATAAACAACCACCGCCTGCACCAATAAGAACATCTGGAAAGGAAGAGGAAGCGGAAGAAGGAGGCGTGAGAATCAAACCGGTGAAAGACAACATCTTCATAGTGAGGGACAGGATGGAGAGgcaaaaggaagaaaaggaatCAGCATACGAGAAGATAAGTCGGGACCCGCTGAGTTCGTTCCCGGAGAAGTGCCCGCCGGGGGGAGAGGAGGCGGTGGTGCTTTACACAACGTCTCTGGGGGGAGTTCGGAAGACGTACGAGGAGTGCAACAGAGCGAGGGAGGTTCTGGAAGGGCAGAGGGTGGTAATCGATGAGAGGGACGTGTCACTGCACGGTGAATTCCTTCGGGAGCTGAAGGAGGTGCTGCGGGAAGAGGAGCAGGTTCGGCTGCCTCGGGTTTTCGTGAAGGGAAGGTACGTTGGTGGGTTGAGCGAGTTGGTGGAGCTGCAAGAGACGGGTCGACTCAGAAGGATTCTGAATGCGAGTGGTGTCGAGAGAGGCCTTGGTAGGCAGGCGTGTGGAGGGTGCGGTGGAGCCAGGTTTGTTCCTTGTTTGGATTGTGGTGGCAGCTGCAAGCTTGCTTCCAAGGAAAGGTGCCCTAATTGCAATGAAAATGGCTTAGTCCATTGCCCTGCTTGTCTTTCTCTTTGA
- the LOC130966590 gene encoding uncharacterized protein LOC130966590, with protein sequence MEKNQAAAIHTQPSPQEELETEERVNWEDANYLGNSSRQANDPYSKTYNSGHLSQQIPKFTDSFPSDTEKNPREEMKKVRWEECKAITLANEEILEEDTSKPTEHSQESFERNMEKKEQGAGSIQGKEAIRKEMPESYLPKAPFPQRLRGGDKEMSYSRFLDVFSSLSVNIPFIKTLQQMPTYIKCMKELLTKKGTLKGGQTVTMNKKCRALIKKDVFLKKKDPGSFHIPCVIGETKIDRGFCDLGASINVMPLSLVKKLQVNELRSMMSG encoded by the exons ATGGAGAAGAATCAGGCCGCAGCAATCCATACTCAACCATCACCTCAAGAAGAGTTGGAGACAGAAGAAAGAGTTAACTGGGAGGATGCTAATTACCTTGGAAATTCATCTAGGCAAGCTAATGATCCGTATTCTAAAACCTATAACTCTG GACATCTTTCACAGCAGATTCCAAAGTTCACTGATAGTTTCCCAAGTGACACAGAGAAAAATCCAAGAGAGGAAATGAAGAAGGTGAGATGGGAAGAGTGTAAGGCAATTACTCTTGCAAATGAAGAAATCCTAGAAGAAGATACCAGTAAGCCAACAGAGCATAGCCAAGAAAGTTTCGAGAGAAACATGGAGAAAAAGGAACAAGGAGCTGGATCTATACAAGGGAAAGAAGCAATAAGGAAGGAAATGCCGGAATCTTATTTGCCAAAGgcaccatttcctcagaggCTCAGAGGAGGTGATAAAGAAATGTCATATTCAAGATTCCTAGATGTGTTCTCATCTCTCAGTGTCAACATTCCCTTTATCAAAACTCTCCAACAGATGCCTACATACATCAAGTGTATGAAAGAGCTACTGACCAAGAAAGGAACTTTAAAAGGGGGACAAACAGTGACAATGAACAAGAAATGTAGAGCTCTCATCAAGAAGGACGTGTTCCTGAAGAAGaaagatccagggagctttcatATTCCATGTGTCATAGgagaaacaaaaattgacagaggattttgtgatctaggagctagtATAAATGTAATGCCTCTGTCTCTTGTGAAGAAGTTGCAAGTCAATGAGCTGAGatccatgatgagcggataa